One stretch of Bombus pascuorum chromosome 14, iyBomPasc1.1, whole genome shotgun sequence DNA includes these proteins:
- the LOC132914351 gene encoding apolipophorins isoform X2: MGHPPRLTRAALVCLVVLFVVTESASKSACTVGCRGMHPKKAYQEGHTYVYNLEGTSVTSVTGAQGDASLKLAATVELSVKPDCVHQLRLKNVQINGAPPSTPDIEQFPVQFNYHDGHIDTQLCTDSGDSQASLNIKRAAVSMFQSAVMQDNGVTTRHETDVMGTCATEFNFRKEGDSLIVNKNRNLAMCAFRENVDQALVSGSMDTAAGWKSSPVLGSQQSIEQRFKRGILTKAVSKEVYNLVPFSQGSAGAKTIVETTLTLKNEKSDNPTAEVSQPKSIIFEAPHPVLKSSPEAINNALKAAKTEVASRRTVRPEAAAKFTDLVKVLRLSNKNDILSVYRKVRSDKNDQKLLLDALFQTGSGEAAEVGVELLKSNDLSTVQTLLFYASLTVIRHVHLPSVSAITTLLDQPNLPRLGYLGVGQVIGKYCQVHSCDNVPEVKQAVHKIREKVGNGKTKTREQENIVVSALKALGNTQFLDDATLQKLANIGADKNVRNRVRVAAIEALPTRCTMKWKNILFKVLADREEDSEIRIKSYLSMVACPCPHTANLLKEVLDKETVNQVGSFIQSHLRNLRASTDPSKLNAKNQLGLIKPRTKFPEDFRKFSFNNELSYKMDSLGIGSTLENNVIYSQNSFVPRSTNLNMTMELFGRNFNFLELNTRVENLDRVIEHYFGPKGKVWEVLDDLHTESTSTATSLGKYIKERYEKIRPKRDVKQAELDKFAKNVHLRNNEVDQELDVDLSAKLFGVELAHLSYQGDIHKLNPKAIIDKIFDGLEKGLGIIKDLDYDFENCLQFLDSDLVYPTGLGSALSLGLTGTSALRLKTGGKLDLKAILNDPKNAEFKLLTEASVSVNIVGNMLVKAPGAESGMKIVTTLHSATSNELIASVLDGHGIDIHYSIPEKTQEIINVESEVLFSSGAKGSEYVAPKFPKGKEHSGCFEQLANILGLTICGKVSYPYQDLGAVIQKPLFPLSGPGKFAITLNNPQINKYHFKLDLNIKDEKKRSFELLLDNESSGSNKRLALLVETGVEPNRYIKAALDTPIKKASVEAVLKNTPKERTVSVTILHDQMEYYGVIGVIASGSKYKPVLEYKVPEHVIKLVGPGKLTPYKYNLEGTIDVSDYEGGQKYVFEKVAFVIGGAKVIVVDGNLAWTPTSINVDTVISQESDRNIAFKLDGKKNNNDYKLSVSAIPNDPNSAFNLNWEFNREPNEMGQKLVFIYGADPKSETNRLSLAQKVVYKLDPKDLLWSVYSELTYPVINLKLKYDGKLTRKSIDTDIEVKYKLFKYGTELSAKRDTEKPGDYEVELEVEFMENSIELKGKRIILDGHKSQFINSLEMKPGGKYSADGMVIHDFGKNNVNLQLDGHLNLNGVKVKVDTGLEANPQLLNSVIEMKVDGVTYINFQLKTKHSPNPSGTLSVNLKNYLTANGHYSYKGGKGDANLNVDIPKINRKVKATATLTISGSQHVGNLELLYDAEKDPSKRLKVSTVSDITKTSVDTKNVIEFLKYKLEANAKGQLQGTLQDGQLQLEADVTLPNGRHLVYKGKRNSAKKENKYDVRVSSELADYEQKGGPSRKFIYDTNIQDLDLVAITLKGNANLKYIDKDGKDVRLTLSGKNLEQPDKRKLRELNVELDGANIPKKLQAQLSCIRDANTGTYNVKSSVGDDFSLASNVNLRLGNNVDKPYRADGVLEMKLPSEKLQNLKLELSSSMLDSDEADIMKATDNIKLTYNNDHKIELDSEVELKGLNKDMEGPSEGQGKLTLDIVNLPRIQLSSNYKYNPTPEKKTAMVNLDGQFGEKAISFRSDNEYLPTVATVNIKAKANLLHEKLRNVDLQLAYKRLKEENKLTIDSKAVADGNKYTLNGEMQYLDTSSLFHVTSACPNGKIEIFSKFQKLNEKEYKGEWLVDTPKGFAKADAHVDLESIDNFVINANFDSDKIKHRKIHAEIANKPTPKNGKLITMTVTSDGKNIVTGSTNYKRRDEDGKIVVEGNGSMKVGDDTRSSSFKYTRQQLSQEKDGEVGVAIVLNVNFEPSAIVGELKLSNKELHVFNSYCEQNKDCAQFKLQSIMNVEQKKLLKHQVTVEVDLKKFNVPVEFGLKTRTELKNPIFDHKTNLYLHSSKDKTEYTYQLYIHPKEAASIVSLPSREIAAIFTYDLPKTKQTASYKVDASLYLDRKNKPSDKTSLSVNGDINIDKNSMSLNGETKFSYPTQPKDMIVKGNVHCSREQQLLNANLDIDVFAKKSQKITIAVNVQKQQLPEGRNLTSSVEVNSRGQQLKLDLKSHLTISTEQIGFGNFFTYNDVKQKPKTLGALFSADTSHVYLFATLPDKELIKDDWKLDISKNKQKIYRELSLLGEAPCVMSYEANNLNPFKFETYYKGNPKVKFSVNGQVVIGQLAEIHGNAIINGAKKELFHGLVHLDEKQFLKPDFGFNKENVAELVEIKKNKIVELVKKLKDVDDYALDQVKAEGTDFIEHLKKAQPNMKSLLDYYQTELNKIKNELNADESIKEIQAALDKYFGALVTAITEMMKEIARGLDKLQGQLTNITTNLKEAMKSIYPKLKQSYEKIFHRVMDILETVAKLVNIYLNAALDLINQHQKEINDTIGLVSGIVQDVAKVVLIALEQAKRSVEEFYTLLMNELKALPVYEVLKEKLEDLKKFEIPQTILAPIEELCRVTKSFLPTTELQHLVDSICQYVFKHIKQEKVDEANELKKIYSQLSSAIQSVLTQLQKQSSWGNLFSFVQVQPLDFTLLSRLPGISAIQSSVVNLLHNRELPTPLDLYRAYRPTAHLEDLVPPFSKSGVVTHGGHFFTFDGRHLSLPGTCTYVLAQDMQDGNFSVIANFNGGNLVSITLTEPKESITLKSNGNILMNNKPAEFPTSTKNLHAYLFPPFSNIKSDYGVRVTCSSKSPMICAVHVSGFYLGKLRGILGDGNNEPYDDFTLPSGKITESGSEFGNAYRLKGECPEATAIDHKSHNPVCTDYFTSSNSPLKSCFNIVNPALYREACDHAADTPNAACVIATAYHYACYEQGVMSTQLPTACVSCKVGANEIEVGDTFSVIVPKKEADVVFVVEQQTPNDKIYKEMIVPLMSEIREELKQQGITDVHIGLIGFSENMKWPQHYTLNGDTNINGEVKNMKFHEKKPTVTWQEAKSGDTEKRLNYLRQKLDVELGTFKLTDAYETAIRYPFRPGAAKAVVAVIANPCEKSPFPISLQQLRLLLGHKIYRDLGLTYYHVSYPEELLVSGKPLKNIVGYDQDSVYTFADSKKKPLTGNTDMKSNLSPAINDVCADFAVSSGGAAFSSNNFLDAKPNQKKQFVQVAARRVADGLVNLELQKDCSCNYQYGMVGNSQCKIIGRKEVPRPAKGGAKAG; encoded by the exons CTAAATCAGCATGCACAGTCGGTTGCCGTGGAA TGCACCCAAAAAAGGCATATCAGGAGGGACACACGTACGTATACAACTTGGAGGGAACATCGGTGACGTCTGTCACTGGCGCACAAGGAGATGCGTCTCTTAAACTGGCAGCCACCGTAGAATTGTCCGTGAAACCGGATTGTGTGCATCAATTGCGGTTGAAGAACGTCCAAATCAACGGAGCG cCACCATCGACGCCAGACATTGAACAATTTCCGGTCCAATTCAATTACCACGATGGCCATATTGACACTCAGCTCTGCACCGACTCAGGTGACTCCCAAGCATCTCTTAATATCAAGAGAGCAGCTGTTTCCATGTTCCAATCGGCCGTTATGCAGGATAACGGTGTAACGACACGTCATGAG ACTGACGTGATGGGAACCTGTGCAACAGAGTTTAACTTCCGCAAGGAAGGTGACTCTCTGATTGTGAACAAGAACAGAAACCTCGCCATGTGTGCATTCCGGGAAAACGTGGACCAGGCACTCGTATCTGGCAGCATGGACACGGCGGCTGGTTGGAAATCCTCTCCTGTCCTCGGCTCGCAACAATCGATCGAACAACGTTTCAAACGCGGTATTTTAACCAAAGCTGTATCCAAAGAAGTGTACAACCTCGTTCCATTCAGCCAGGGAAGCGCCGGTGCCAAGACTATTGTAGAAACTACATTAACTTTAAAGAACGAAAAGAGTGACAATCCCACCGCAGAAGTGTCCCAGCCAAAGTCTATCATCTTCGAAGCTCCACACCCAGTATTGAAATCCTCTCCGGAAGCCATTAACAATGCGTTGAAAGCTGCCAAAACTGAAGTAGCCTCGCGGCGTACCGTGAGACCAGAAGCAGCTGCAAAATTCACTGATCTTGTGAAGGTTCTCAGGTTAAGCAACAAGAATGACATCCTTTCTGTGTACCGGAAGGTTCGTTCCGACAAAAATGATCAGAAGCTATTACTGGATGCTCTTTTCCAAACTGGAAGCGGTGAAGCAGCTGAAGTTGGTGTAGAACTACTGAAGAGCAATGATCTCTCAACTGTCCAGACTCTTCTCTTCTATGCCAGTCTAACTGTCATTCGCCATGTTCATCTGCCATCAGTGTCAGCCATAACGACTCTTCTGGACCAGCCTAACCTACCCCGACTTGGCTACCTTGGAGTTGGACAAGTGATCGGCAAGTACTGTCAAGTACATTCCTGTGACAATGTGCCAGAAGTGAAGCAGGCGGTGCACAAGATTCGCGAGAAAGTAGGTAACGGCAAAACCAAGACCAGGGAACAGGAGAACATCGTCGTCTCTGCTCTTAAGGCTCTGGGTAACACTCAGTTCCTTGACGATGCTACCTTGCAGAAATTGGCCAATATCGGTGCTGATAAGAACGTACGAAATCGTGTACGAGTCGCTGCTATTGAAGCTTTGCCAACCAGGTGCACGATGAAGTGGAAGAATATCCTGTTTAAGGTACTAGCTGATCGAGAGGAAGACAGTGAAATTAGAATCAAGTCTTATTTGTCTATGGTCGCCTGTCCTTGCCCACACACGGCCAATCTTCTGAAAGAGGTCCTGGATAAGGAGACTGTCAATCAGGTAGGATCTTTCATCCAGAGTCACTTGAGAAACCTGAGAGCCTCGACAGATCCTAGCAAACTGAATGCCAAGAATCAGCTTGGACTGATCAAACCTCGAACAAAATTCCCGGAAGACTTCAGGAAATTCTCCTTCAACAATGAATTATCTTATAAGATGGACTCGCTTGGTATCGGTTCTACCCTTGAGAACAATGTTATATACAGTCAAAATAGCTTTGTGCCACGTTCCACAAACTTAAACATGACAATGGAGCTTTTTGGACGCAACTTCAATTTTCTGGAATTGAATACACGTGTGGAAAATTTGGACAGAGTGATTGAGCACTACTTTGGACCCAAGGGAAAAGTCTGGGAGGTCTTGGACGACTTGCATACTGAAAGTACCAGTACAGCTACCTCGCTtggtaaatatattaaagaacGGTATGAGAAGATTAGACCTAAACGTGACGTGAAACAGGCAGAATTGGATAAATTCGCAAAGAATGTGCACTTGAGGAACAACGAGGTCGATCAGGAATTAGATGTAGACCTATCTGCCAAATTGTTTGGTGTCGAACTCGCGCACTTGAGCTATCAAGGTGATATCCACAAGCTGAATCCTAAAGCCATCATCGACAAAATCTTCGACGGCCTCGAGAAAGGCTTGGGCATTATCAAGGACTTAGACTATGACTTCGAGAACTGTCTCCAGTTCCTTGACAGTGATTTAGTGTATCCGACTGGTTTGGGAAGCGCATTAAGTCTTGGTCTGACTGGAACGAGCGCACTTCGTTTGAAGACTGGTGGAAAACTAGATCTTAAAGCTATTTTGAATGACCCGAAGAACGCCGAATTTAAACTCCTTACTGAAGCAAGTGTTTCTGTCAACATCGTCGGAAATATGCTCGTGAAAGCACCTGGGGCCGAATCTGGAATGAAGATCGTTACTACTCTTCATTCAGCTACCAGCAATGAATTGATTGCCTCCGTATTAGACGGACACGGCATTGATATCCACTATAGCATTCCTGAGAAGACGCAGGAAATCATCAACGTGGAGAGCGAGGTCCTATTCTCCTCTGGAGCCAAAGGAAGTGAATATGTAGCTCCTAAATTCCCTAAGGGCAAGGAACACTCCGGCTGCTTCGAACAACTAGCCAATATTCTTGGTCTAACCATCTGCGGAAAAGTATCGTATCCTTATCAAGATCTAGGTGCCGTTATCCAAAAACCTCTGTTCCCTCTAAGCGGACCAGGTAAATTTGCAATCACTTTGAATAACCCACAAATCAACAAATATCACTTCAAACTTGACCTCAATATCAAAGACGAGAAGAAACGTTCCTTCGAACTTTTGCTGGACAATGAAAGTAGTGGATCTAACAAGCGTCTAGCGTTGCTCGTCGAAACAGGTGTCGAACCTAACAGGTACATCAAGGCAGCTTTAGACACGCCTATTAAGAAAGCTTCCGTGGAAGCTGTACTTAAAAATACTCCAAAGGAACGTACTGTGAGTGTCACTATTCTTCATGATCAGATGGAGTACTACGGTGTTATAGGGGTAATAGCTAGTGGAAGCAAATACAAGCCTGTGTTGGAGTACAAGGTACCAGAGCATGTCATAAAACTTGTTGGCCCGGGGAAGCTGACACCATACAAATACAATCTGGAAGGCACGATAGATGTATCTGATTACGAAGGTGGTCAAAAGTACGTGTTCGAAAAGGTAGCTTTCGTTATTGGCGGTGCAAAAGTAATTGTTGTTGATGGTAATCTCGCATGGACACCTACCAGCATCAACGTGGACACGGTTATCAGTCAAGAATCAGACAGGAACATAGCATTCAAATTGGATGGCAAGAAGAACAACAACGACTACAAGCTCTCAGTTTCTGCAATTCCAAACGATCCAAACAGTGCATTCAACCTGAATTGGGAGTTCAATAGAGAACCGAATGAAATGGGACAAAAACTCGTGTTCATTTACGGAGCTGATCCAAAGTCTGAGACCAATCGCTTGTCCTTAGCACAGAAAGTTGTTTACAAACTAGATCCCAAGGATCTCCTTTGGTCTGTATACAGCGAGCTCACGTATCCGGTGATCAATctcaaattgaaatatgatGGAAAGCTAACCCGCAAATCGATCGATACTGACATCGAAGTGAAATATAAGTTATTCAAGTATGGAACCGAATTATCTGCCAAGAGAGACACAGAGAAACCTGGTGACTACGAAGTTGAACTGGAAGTTGAATTTATGGAAAACAGCATCGAGCTGAAAGGCAAGCGCATCATTTTGGATGGACACAAGAGCCAATTCATCAATTCTCTCGAAATGAAACCAGGTGGCAAATACAGCGCTGATGGGATGGTGATTCATGATTTTGGCAAGAACAACGTTAACTTACAACTGGATGGACACTTAAATCTGAATGGAGTGAAGGTGAAAGTTGACACTGGTCTGGAGGCTAATCCTCAACTTCTTAACTCAGTCATCGAGATGAAAGTCGATGGTGTGACCTACATCAACTTCCAATTGAAGACCAAACATAGTCCAAATCCGAGTGGTACTCTGAGTGTTAACTTGAAGAACTATTTAACAGCTAATGGTCATTACTCTTACAAAGGTGGTAAAGGAGATGCAAACCTGAACGTGGATATTCCTAAGATCAACCGGAAAGTCAAGGCTACCGCTACTTTAACTATTTCTGGATCTCAACACGTAGGCAACCTCGAGCTTCTGTACGATGCTGAGAAGGATCCTAGCAAACGTCTCAAAGTGTCCACTGTATCTGATATCACAAAGACGTCCGTAGATACAAAGAACGTGATAGAGTTCTTGAAATACAAGTTAGAAGCAAACGCCAAAGGTCAGTTACAAGGCACCCTACAGGATGGCCAGTTACAACTAGAAGCTGACGTTACTTTACCCAATGGTCGACACCTCGTGTACAAAGGAAAACGTAACAGCGCGAAGAAGGAGAACAAATACGATGTACGCGTGTCGAGTGAATTGGCAGATTACGAACAAAAGGGTGGACCATCGAGGAAATTCATTTACGACACTAACATACAAGATCTTGATCTGGTGGCGATAACGTTGAAAGGCAACGCTAACTTGAAGTACATCGATAAAGACGGAAAAGACGTGCGATTAACATTGAGTGGAAAGAACCTGGAACAACCGGATAAGAGAAAGCTAAGGGAATTGAACGTAGAATTAGACGGAGCGAATATTCCGAAGAAGCTACAAGCTCAGCTTAGCTGCATTCGTGATGCCAATACTGGAACGTACAACGTCAAGTCGTCTGTCGGAGATGATTTCTCGTTGGCG AGCAACGTAAATCTAAGACTCGGAAACAATGTCGACAAACCATACAGAGCGGACGGTGTTCTGGAAATGAAATTGCCTAGCGAGAAGCTCCAAAACCTGAAACTCGAGCTCTCCTCAAGTATGTTGGACTCTGATGAGGCGGATATCATGAAAGCTACAGACAACATAAAGCTGACATACAACAACGATCACAAGATTGAATTAGATTCGGAAGTCGAGCTGAAAGGATTGAATAAGGACATGGAAGGTCCCAGCGAAGGTCAAGGAAAACTTACTTTGGACATTGTGAATCTTCCTCGTATACAATTATCGAGCAACTACAAATACAATCCAACGCCAGAGAAGAAGACAGCTATGGTGAATTTGGATGGCCAGTTTGGAGAGAAGGCAATTTCGTTTAGATCTGATAACGAATACCTTCCTACAGTCGCTACCGTCAACATTAAGGCTAAAGCCAACTTACTCCATGAGAAATTGCGCAACGTTGATTTGCAACTCGCTTACAAG AgactgaaagaagaaaacaagcTAACAATCGACAGTAAAGCAGTTGCTGACGGTAACAAATATACTCTAAATGGTGAAATGCAGTATTTGGACACGAGCAGTCTGTTCCACGTAACATCCGCATGTCCAAATGGAAAAATCGAGATATTCTCCAAATTCCAGAAGCTCAATGAGAAGGAATACAAAG GTGAATGGTTAGTGGACACTCCTAAAGGATTCGCGAAGGCTGATGCACACGTGGATCTCGAAAGCATCGACAATTTCGTGATTAACGCAAACTTTGATAGCGACAAAATCAAACACCGCAAGATCCATGCTGAAATCGCCAACAAGCCAACACCAAAGAACGGCAAGCTCATCACCATGACTGTCACCAGCGATGGCAAGAACATCGTAACTGGAAG CACAAACTACAAACGTCGCGATGAGGATGGAAAGATCGTGGTGGAGGGTAATGGAAGCATGAAGGTCGGTGATGATACAAGGAGCTCTTCCTTCAAATATACTCGTCAACAATTAAGTCAAGAAAAAGATGGAGAAGTTGGCGTAGCAATAGTGTTGAACGTGAATTTCGAGCCATCCGCCATCGTGGGTGAACTAAAACTATCGAACAAAGAGCTGCACGTGTTCAATAGCTACTGCGAGCAGAACAAGGACTGCGCTCAGTTCAAACTTCAGTCGATTATGAATGTCGAAC agaaaaaattactaaaacaTCAAGTAACGGTAGAAGTCGATCTGAAGAAGTTCAACGTGCCCGTAGAATTTGGTTTGAAGACCAGGACGGAGTTGAAAAACCCGATATTCGACCACAAAACGAATCTCTATCTCCATTCTTCAAAGGACAAGACCGAATACACTTATCAATTATACATTCATCCTAAAGAAGCTG CTTCCATTGTATCTTTGCCTTCCCGTGAAATAGCTGCCATTTTCACGTACGATCTACCTAAGACCAAACAGACCGCTTCATACAAGGTCGACGCGTCACTTTATCTGGACAGAAAGAACAAACCATCTGATAAGACCAGTTTGTCTGTCAATGGAGACATTAACATCGACAAGAACAGCATGTCCCTTAATGGAGAAACGAAATTCTCATATCCAACGCAGCCTAag GACATGATAGTGAAAGGAAATGTGCACTGTAGCAGGGAGCAACAATTATTGAACGCCAATTTGGACATAGACGTGTTCGCCAAGAAAAGTCAGAAGATCACGATTGCGGTGAATGTGCAAAAGCAACAACTTCCAGAAGGCAGAAACCTGACCAGTTCGGTCGAAGTAAATAGCCGTGGCCAGCAATTGAAGCTCGATCTGAAATCTCATTTGACAATATCTACCGAGCAAATAGGATTCGGCAATTTCTTCACCTACAATGATGtgaaacaaaaaccaaaaacTTTGGGTGCTCTTTTCTCTGCTGACACAAGCCATGTTTATTTGTTTGCCACTTTACCTGACAAAGAACTGATCAAGGATGACTGGAAGCTGGATATCTCCAAGAACAAGCAAAAGATATACAGAGAACTGTCTCTGTTGGGAGAGGCTCCTTGCGTTATGAGTTACGAGGCCAATAATTTGAACCCATTCAAGTTTGAGACATACTATAAAG GCAACCCTAAGGTCAAATTTAGCGTTAACGGACAAGTTGTCATTGGTCAACTGGCGGAGATCCACGGAAATGCTATCATAAATGGCGCGAAAAAGGAGCTGTTCCACGGTTTGGTTCATTTGGACGAGAAACAATTCTTGAAACCCGACTTTGGCTTCAACAAAGAAAATGTTGCCGAATTAGTG GAAATTAAGAAGAATAAGATTGTCGAGCTTgtgaagaaattaaaagacgTCGACGACTACGCATTGGACCAAGTGAAAGCAGAAGGCACAGACTTCATCGAACATCTGAAGAAGGCGCAACCAAATATGAAGTCACTTTTGGATTATTATCAAACAGAACTGAACAAGATAAAGAACGAACTTAATGCTGACGAGAGCATCAAAGAAATCCAGGCTGCCTT GGACAAATACTTTGGCGCCCTTGTGACAGCTATCACGGAGATGATGAAAGAGATCGCGAGAGGTCTGGATAAACTTCAAGGACAATTAACCAACATAACGACCAACCTAAAAGAAGCCATGAAGTCGATTTATCCTAAATTGAAGCAATCATACGAGAAGATATTCCATCGAGTTATGGATATCCTCGAGACCGTGGCAAAACTCGTCAATATTTATCTTAACGCGGCTCTTGACTTGATAAATCAGCACcaaaaggaaataaatgatACCATAGGTTTAGTCTCTGGAATAGTTCAAGACGTCGCTAAGGTTGTATTGATAGCATTGGAACAGGCCAAACGAAGCGTCGAAGAATTCTATACTTTGCTGATGAACGAACTGAAGGCTCTGCCTGTTTACGAAGTGCTGAAGGAGAAGTTGGAAGATCTGAAAAAATTTGAGATACCGCAAACTATTCTGGCTCCGATCGAAGAGCTGTGCAGGGTCACTAAAAGCTTTCTGCCTACTACGGAATTACAACATCTTGTCGACAGCATTTGCCAGTATGTTTTCAAGCACATCAAACAGGAAAAG GTCGACGAGGCGAACGAACTGAAGAAGATCTACTCGCAACTCTCGTCCGCGATTCAATCAGTTCTGACTCAGCTGCAAAAACAGTCTTCGTGGGGTAACTTATTCTCCTTCGTTCAAGTCCAACCACTCGATTTCACTCTTTTGTCCAGGCTCCCGGGCATTTCCGCCATCCAATCCTCTGTTGTGAATCTCTTGCATAATAGAGAGCTACCGACGCCTTTGGATCTGTATCGCGCTTACAG ACCAACCGCTCATCTAGAAGATCTCGTACCACCCTTCAGCAAATCAGGAGTAGTCACTCATGGAGGACACTTCTTCACATTTGATGGACGTCATTTGAGCTTGCCCGGTACCTGCACTTATGTTCTAGCACAAGATATGCAGGATGGAAATTTCTCTGTCATAGCAAACTTCAATGGAGGAAATCTGGTCAGCATCACGCTTACCGAACCGAAAGAGAGCATCACCCTCAAGAGCAATGGAAAC ATCTTGATGAACAACAAACCGGCCGAATTCCCAACGAGCACGAAGAATCTGCACGCTTACCTCTTCCCGCCATTCAGCAACATCAAGTCCGATTATGGTGTCCGAGTTACATGCTCCAGCAAATCACCTATGATTTGCGCCGTCCACGTTTCTGGCTTCTATCTGGGTAAACTCCGTGGAATCCTTGGCGATGGCAACAACGAGCCATACGACGATTTTACTCTGCCCTCTGGAAAG atCACCGAAAGTGGATCAGAATTTGGAAACGCATACAGGTTAAAGGGTGAATGCCCAGAAGCGACTGCAATCGACCACAAATCCCATAATCCAGTCTGTACTGACTACTTTACTAGCTCCAATTCGCCTTTGAA aTCTTGCTTCAACATCGTCAATCCAGCACTGTATCGCGAAGCTTGCGACCATGCCGCTGATACACCAAACGCAGCTTGCGTAATTGCCACAGCTTATCACTATGCTTGTTACGAGCAAGGCGTCATGAGCACTCAGCTTCCAACGGCTTGTG TGAGTTGCAAGGTAGGAGCAAACGAAATCGAGGTAGGGGACACGTTCAGCGTGATAGTTCCGAAGAAAGAGGCTGACGTTGTTTTCGTAGTCGAACAACAGACACCGAACGACAAAATCTACAAAGAGATGATTGTTCCTTTGATGTCCGAGATCAGGGAGGAATTGAAACAACAAGGAATTAC aGATGTGCACATTGGACTTATTGGATTCAGCGAGAATATGAAGTGGCCACAACACTACACGTTGAATGGCGACACTAACATCAACGGTGAGGTGAAGAACATGAAGTTCCACGAAAAGAAACCAACAGTTACTTGGCAG GAAGCAAAGTCAGGCGATACGGAGAAGAGGCTTAATTATTTACGCCAGAAATTGGACGTCGAGCTGGGTACATTCAAGTTGACCGACGCTTACGAGACTGCGATTCGATATCCCTTCAGACCTGGTGCGGCCAAGGCCGTAGTCGCAGTGATCGCGAACCCTTGCGAGAAGAGTCCTTTCCCTATTTCG TTGCAACAACTCAGGCTTTTGCTCGGTCACAAAATATATCGTGATTTGGGACTCACCTACTACCACGTGTCATATCCTGAAGAGCTGCTCGTCTCGGGCAAACCTCTGAAGAATATCGTCGGATACGACCAAGACAGCGTGTACACGTTCGCTGACAGCAAGAAGAAGCCTCTTACCGGAAACACCGACATGAAGAGCAATCTCTCACCGGCGATCAACGACGTCTGCGCTGACTTCGCGGTATCC TCTGGTGGTGCAGCGTTCAGTTCTAACAACTTCTTGGACGCCAAGCCGAACCAGAAGAAACAATTCGTCCAAGTAGCGGCAAGGAGGGTCGCCGATGGACTCGTTAATTTAGAACTCCAGAAAGATTGCTCGTGCAACTACCAGTATGGTATGGTCGGTAACTCTCAGTGCAAGATCATAGGCCGCAAGGAAGTTCCG AGACCCGCCAAGGGAGGAGCGAAGGCAGGTTAA